The window CTGGCCGTCGCGTTCGTCTCCATCTGGTATTTCGAGGGCCGAGGCCGGTGGCGGTCGCTGGTCTCGGACCGATTCATCCGCGGTGTGCCGTGGGGGACGTTCGTCGTCGTCGGCATCGTCGTCGCCTTCTACCTGTTCGCACAGGGCGGACTGCGGAACTGGGATTCGCCGGTCATCTACCCCTTCGTCACCTGGTCGTACCTCTACCCGACCGGTCTGCTTACGGCGGGCATCGCCCACGGGAGCCCGGCCCATATCATCTCGAACATGACGGCGACGCTGGCGCTGGCACCCATCGCCGAGTACGCCTGGGGCCACTACGCGCCCTCCCGGCGCGACGAGTACGCGCGGCCGGCCGAGGGCGTCCTCGCGAATCCGTGGGTGCGGGCCGTCGTCGTCTTCCCGGCCGTCCTGCTCGCGGCGGCGTTTCTCACGTCGTTTTTCTCGCTGGGGCCGGGCCTCGGCTTCTCCGGTGCCGTCTTCGCCATCGCCGGGTTCGCGGTGGTGAACTACCCCGTTTCGACGGTCATCGCCGTCGTCGTCGGGGGCGTGTTGCGAACGCTCTATACGGCGTTTGCGACGCCCATCGTGCATGCGACGGTCGAATCCGGCGCACCCTCGCCGCCCGCGTGGGCGGGCATCGGCTTTCAGGCACACATGCTCGGGTTCCTGCTCGGCGTGGTGGCCGGCGCCGCCTTGCTGTGGTGGCGTGACCGCCAGCCATCGGCCGAGCGGGTGTTCTTCGGAACGTTCCTGTTAGCCATCGCGCAGACGCTGTGGCTGGTCGTCTGGGTCGACGGGGAGGTGTACACCCTCTATCGAGGGGCCGGTGTGGCCTTCGTCGCGCTGCTGACGATGGCGGTCACCGTCGCCGCAGCGGGGAGTCGAAAGCCGTTGCCGCGGCCGTTCTCGGAGTTCGGGTGGGTTCCATCGCGGCGCCAACTGGCGCTGGTGTGGCTCGGCGTGCTCTCGTTTTTAAGTGCAGGGACTATCGCCGGTCTCGCAGTCGAGGGCGACCCGCTGTGGTGGGCGGCGGGAATCCTCGTCCCGCTCGCGGTGCTTTCGATACCGGCGGTGGTCGCACTGCTGCCGGAGCGGTGGCTCGGCGGACCGACCAGCGGCCGACAGGCCGGCGTCGTCATCGTCGTGGTCGTGACGCTGGCGGTCGCGCTGCCGAGCATTCCGCTCGGTCTCCTGACTGTCGATGCCGACAGCGCCCCCGATACGGACGGCGTCGACGTGCGCGATTACCACGTCACCTACGCCGAGAACGCGACGCCGGGTCAGGCGTCGCTCATCGACTGGGGCAACGAGACGACGTCGAACAATCAGACCGGCGTCATCATGGTGAGCGACGCCCGCGAGATGTGGACCATCGGGACCCGCGGTGCGGTGCTCGAACACGACGGCAACGACACCATCGTCGTCGGTGGCGTCGGCTGGCGGGAGGAAATCGAGGTCAACCGAACCGGCTGGGACGTCGTCGGCAACGACAGCGCCTACGCGGTCGATTTGACCGTCGACGGCGAGACGACTCGGTCCTTCGCCACCGAACCGAAACGGGCCACCGCGCGTATCGACAACCGAACCGTCGCGGTCGCGCCTCGGCCCGACGGCTTCGAGATACTGGCCTTCCACGACGACGAGCGGGCCGGAACCGCCATGATGCCGCCGGTCAACGAGAGCGTCCGCATCGACGGCGTCCGGTTCGAGACGCGGCCCGGTGAGGACGGCGACCGACTGGTGGCGACCCGCGGGGGCACCGAGATTCAGGTCGCCGAGCGGGAGTCCTACGCGTAGTCGACGCCGGCATCACCATCCCGATTTATAGGCGTTCCGCGCCTTTGTCGGTCCATGACTGACGAGACGGTATCCGACGAAGCGGACGCGTCGAACACGCCGTGGCGGGTCGGCCGCCTGCTGGTCGGCCTCGGCCTCGCGCTGCAGGCGTCGGAGGACTTCCGCGATATGGAGGGAACCATCGAGTACGCCGAATCGGCCGGCGTGCCCGAACCGGACGTGCTGGCGCCGCTGGCCTCGGTGTCGATGTTCCTCGGTGGGCTCGGTGTCGCGTTCTGGCGACTGCCACGGCTGTCGACGGCCGCCGTCACCGGATTTCTCGCCGTCGTGACCCCGACGATGCACGACTTCTGGAACGCCGACGAGGACAGCAAGGAGGGCGAACGCCTCGCCTTCTTCGGCAACCTCACCATGTTGGGCGCGGCGCTGGTCTTCCTCCGCGAAGCGTACCGCCGCGACTGACCGGCTGACGCGACCGTTTTTCCGGGGTTCCTACCTGTCGAACAGCCTGTGTCTCGCCGCTGATAGCTGCGAGAACTCGTCGACCGTTCTTCGTTATGAATCACTATAGTGGCAATATCTTCCTCGCCTGTCTCCTATTGAAGACAAAATTTTATCAAAGATGGGGTCCGTGGGCTAGGACAACCCAAGGTGCACAACTGATGCCCGAAATGGAGACGGTCGACCTCGAGACGGACCTGAGCCTCTTCAAGTACGACAACCTAGAGCAACTTCCACCTGCGTATCGGGAGTTGAGCGAAGAACAACGAACGGAGCGCATCGCGGCCGCCAAGGAGAAACTGGGCGAGGACGTGATTATCCTCGGCCACAACTACCAGCGCCGGGAAATCGTCGAACACGCCGACTTCATCGGCGATTCCTACGAATTGAGCCAGCGGGCCGCCAACGCCGACGCCGAGTACGTAATCTTCTGCGGCGTGACGTTCATGGCCGAATCGGCCGACATCATCACCGACGACGACCAGACGGTCATTCTGCCGTCGATGGAGGCCTCCTGTCCGATGGCGGGGATGGCCGAGGCGCTGCAGGTCGACGCCGCGTGGGCCGAACTCAACGCGGCCGCGGACGATGACTCGAACATCATCCCGATTACGTACATGAACAGCTATGCCGACCTGAAGGCCTTCTGTGCCGAACAGGGCGGCCTCGTCTGTAC of the Natronomonas halophila genome contains:
- a CDS encoding rhomboid family intramembrane serine protease, with product MLPTATQVALVVALAVAFVSIWYFEGRGRWRSLVSDRFIRGVPWGTFVVVGIVVAFYLFAQGGLRNWDSPVIYPFVTWSYLYPTGLLTAGIAHGSPAHIISNMTATLALAPIAEYAWGHYAPSRRDEYARPAEGVLANPWVRAVVVFPAVLLAAAFLTSFFSLGPGLGFSGAVFAIAGFAVVNYPVSTVIAVVVGGVLRTLYTAFATPIVHATVESGAPSPPAWAGIGFQAHMLGFLLGVVAGAALLWWRDRQPSAERVFFGTFLLAIAQTLWLVVWVDGEVYTLYRGAGVAFVALLTMAVTVAAAGSRKPLPRPFSEFGWVPSRRQLALVWLGVLSFLSAGTIAGLAVEGDPLWWAAGILVPLAVLSIPAVVALLPERWLGGPTSGRQAGVVIVVVVTLAVALPSIPLGLLTVDADSAPDTDGVDVRDYHVTYAENATPGQASLIDWGNETTSNNQTGVIMVSDAREMWTIGTRGAVLEHDGNDTIVVGGVGWREEIEVNRTGWDVVGNDSAYAVDLTVDGETTRSFATEPKRATARIDNRTVAVAPRPDGFEILAFHDDERAGTAMMPPVNESVRIDGVRFETRPGEDGDRLVATRGGTEIQVAERESYA
- a CDS encoding DoxX family protein; its protein translation is MTDETVSDEADASNTPWRVGRLLVGLGLALQASEDFRDMEGTIEYAESAGVPEPDVLAPLASVSMFLGGLGVAFWRLPRLSTAAVTGFLAVVTPTMHDFWNADEDSKEGERLAFFGNLTMLGAALVFLREAYRRD